In Plasmodium malariae genome assembly, contig: PmUG01_00_25, whole genome shotgun sequence, the following are encoded in one genomic region:
- the PmUG01_00047600 gene encoding STP1 protein: protein MEKKDLELLNLKYEVEDFCEEQKIKEPKIPCFKKGRINENNCNEECASKIKEYNSWINSKKMHFNDKRNLILQNCKNQPTYFPTKQCNILGTTIFKTLPECKIMHLISPLESESKEITNDIQEENQNTVSVPSTEGNTIKEIVKISPVDQTQSEQRTTVDQDVQRVSHSELQEPLSTGLSHTPQNTREAHDVQTEQDANSKTPSQPESKSPISPGSDTLQHLISQVPGATDSAKTGSSYSEALDPSSSSVKYNGHPKLRGTYALIEMFKKKKKIRRRHMKFLRLLVPSFSSNKSELFTDDRLEHPIYDDEEIIKKIKINELKKNVYLSKLAKDRSRTIIEVHMEVLEECRNEEWEKNKEEFLKICIDEFTKKEYNAYPNLTHDDLIIEIIKCSNDITKQNILWNKWIERHRNISEKLKKVHWINNLKNEWKKELAYMHEMKVLNIKSSNENHKVRFLKREKDIWKQWISKKGPTIEQYLEQDLYKELEADLYKMPEECVNEDTKNYVSLINVEELQYNENYEELCEYIKKKLLTKLCILALMIVLEECKKEVNFEHRESYLDSSINESKMEEYSDKKQEIIENTI from the exons atggaaaaaaaagatttagaacttctaaatttaaaatatgaagtGGAAGATTTCTGtgaagaacaaaaaattaaagagcCAAAAATACCGTGCTTTAAAAAGGGACGTATCAATGAAAATAATTGCAATGAAGAATGTGcaagtaaaattaaagaatataattcatGGATTAATAGCAAAAAGATGcattttaatgataaaagAAATCTTATCTTgcaaaattgcaaaaatCAGCCAACTTATTTTCCAACAAAACAATGCAACATACTAGGGACtactatatttaaaacaCTTCCTGAATGCAAAATTATGCATTTAATCTCACCGTTAGAATCAGAATCTAAAGAAATAACAAATGATATACAGGAAGAAAATCAAAATACAGTGAGTGTTCCGTCTACTGAGGGAAAtacaataaaagaaattgtaaaaatttctCCAGTAGATCAAACTCAATCTGAACAAAGAACTACAGTAGATCAAGATGTTCAACGGGTATCACACTCTGAACTTCAAGAACCGTTATCAACAGGACTTTCACATACACCACAAAACACTAGAGAAGCACATGACGTACAAACTGAACAGGATGCAAATTCAAAAACACCATCACAACCTGAATCTAAAAGTCCAATATCACCAGGTTCTGATACATTGCAGCATCTAATTTCTCAAGTGCCAGGAGCAACTGATTCTGCCAAAACTGGTTCTTCATACTCTGAAGCATTAGATCCTTCCTCATCTTCTGTTAAATATAATGGACACCCTAAACTTCGAGGTACC taTGCTTTAATagaaatgtttaaaaaaaaaaaaaagataagaagGAGGCACATGAAATTTCTGAGACTACTAGTACCTTCATTTTCTAGCAATAAAAGTGAACTTTTTACAGATGATCGTTTAGAACACCCAATAtatgatgatgaagaaatcataaaaaaaattaaaataaatgaacttaaaaaaaatgtatacttATCAAAACTAGCAAAAGACAGATCCAGAACCATAATAGAAGTACATATGGAAGTACTCGAAGAATGCAGAAATGAAGaatgggaaaaaaacaaagaggaattcttaaaaatatgcatagaTGAGTTcacaaaaaaggaatataatgCCTATCCTAATTTAACACATGATGatttaataatagaaattataaaatgtagCAATGATattacaaaacaaaatattctatggaataaatggatagaaagacatagaaatatttctgaaaaattgaaaaaagtgCATTGgattaataatttgaaaaatgaatggaaaaaagaacTAGCTTATATGCATGAAATGAaagtattaaatataaaatcttCTAATGAAAATCACAAAGTTcgatttttaaaaagagaaaaagatatatggaAGCAATGGATATCAAAAAAGGGTCCTACTATAGAACAGTATTTGGAACAGGACTTGTATAAAGAATTGGAAGCTGATTTGTATAAAATGCCAGAAGAATGTGTAAATGAAGATACcaaaaattatgtatcaCTAATAAATGTAGAAGAATTACagtataatgaaaattatgaagaattatgtgaatacataaaaaaaaaattactaacaAAGCTTTGCATCCTCGCGCTTATGATAGTATTAGAAGAATGTAAAAAAGAAGTGAACTTTGAACATAGGGAATCATATTTGGATAGTTCCATAAATGAATCGAAGATGGAAGAATATTCAgataaaaaacaagaaattatagaaaatacaatataa
- the PmUG01_00047500 gene encoding PIR protein translates to MASGAPGENETSVTLFLKYKKEFETVIQDILNKRGGENPGRKCALIEQDKPNFTTPCQEVGRYLIEIKELHKSDNLGRCNYLNYRINSDVNYSKDPGWFAKYNIFSSQLDNICENYIKKIEPDILDKLKGLYRYYEYFNKYEGQESDSGGSICNNIKRLYSFYNDNYKECQKKTNDPFCDELINFKNAYDDKMNKFTPCEGLPQTLPPKEEVDYLFFPILTTAIVLLMSFTIFFLYKFTPLKSWTYNRLRKKKIIELNKFQEESRESLQNLHEEVNRNYEGSSHNISYQPQGDT, encoded by the exons atggCATCCGGAGCTCCAGGAGAAAAT gAAACTTCCGTgacattatttcttaaatataaaaaggaatttgAAACAGTTATCCAAGATATTCTGAATAAAAGGGGTGGAGAAAATCCTGGAAGGAAATGTGCTCTAATCGAGCAAGATAAACCTAATTTTACTACACCATGTCAAGAGGTTGGTAGatatttaattgaaataaaGGAACTTCATAAATCTGATAACCTCGGTCGTTGTAATTACTTGAATTATAGGATAAATTCAGATGTAAATTATAGTAAGGATCCCGGCTGGTTTGCgaagtataatattttctcttcccaattagataatatatgtgagaattatataaaaaaaattgaaccTGATATTTTAGACAAACTTAAAGGATTATACAGATATTATgagtattttaataaatatgaaggTCAAGAAAGTGATTCTGGTGGTAGCATTtgcaataatattaaaagacTTTATAGCTTTTATAACGATAATTACAAAGAAtgtcaaaaaaaaacgaatgaCCCTTTTTGTGATGAGTTAATCAATTTTAAGAATGCATATgatgataaaatgaataaattcaCTCCATGCGAAGGTTTACCACAAACGTTACCACCTAAAGAAGAAGTAgattacttattttttcccattttaaCAACAGCTATCGTATTACTAATGTCTTtcactatattttttttatataag TTTACTCCACTGAAATCTTGGACATATAATCgtttacgaaaaaaaaaaattattgaactTAACAAATTTCAAGAAGAATCGAGAGAATCCTTACAAAACCTTCATGAAGAAGTAAATAGAAACTATGAAGGAAGTTCTCATAATATATCCTATCAACCTCAAGGAGATACTTGA
- the PmUG01_00047800 gene encoding Plasmodium exported protein, unknown function — protein MKQRTILFFFINICTFYNYLDHNHKVYRTLDTRIYRLLLERKNKRCSNIVCMKGDKSNIRTYEKTDTSKNKKGTIEKNKKPIKSSLNIILGYGKPKKNKYRESNAENTYFYKSIMRKNNYVKEVRKAANADFKYLRKCIQRKGDIFFALVIFHVIVGVAAAALYAILKGLTVTDAYLFKVLSPLFILWLIVLVWLFRIERKTEKYEKLIHIKSVLHNTAYPFVGKVVHYKN, from the exons ATGAAACAAAGGactatattattcttttttatcaatatt TGTaccttttataattatttggaTCATAATCACAAGGTTTATAGAACATTAGATACTAGAATTTATCGATTACTATTAGAACGTAAAAACAAGAGGTGTTCTAATATTGTATGCATGAAAGGAGATAAATCAAATATTAGaacatatgaaaaaacaGATAcgtctaaaaataaaaagggcaccatagaaaaaaataaaaaaccaATTAAAAgttcattaaatattatcTTAGGTTATGGGAAACCTAAGAAGAATAAATATCGTGAAAGCAATGCAGAaaacacatatttttataaaagtataatgagaaaaaataattatgtaaagGAAGTTAGGAAAGCTGCAAATGCTGATTTTAAGtatttaagaaaatgtaTACAAAGAAAAggtgatatattttttgctttagTTATCTTCCATGTAATAGTTGGAGTAGCAGCTGCTGCGTTATATGCTATTCTTAAGGGGTTAACTGTAACTgatgcatatttatttaaagttCTTTCaccattatttatattatggcTTATAGTTTTAGTATGGCTTTTTCGTATCGAgagaaaaacagaaaaatatgaaaagttaatacatataaaaagtgTTTTACATAATACAGCATATCCTTTTGTTGGCAAAGTAGTCCATTATAAGAactaa